In Streptomyces sp. NBC_00704, a genomic segment contains:
- a CDS encoding zinc-dependent alcohol dehydrogenase family protein, whose product MRAVVFERFGEPAEVRELPDPRPAEHGVVVRVEATGLCRSDWHGWVGHDPDIVLPHVPGHELAGVVAEVGPRVTGWKPGDRVTVPFVCGCGGCPSCAAGDHQVCERQTQPGFTHWGSFAQYVALDHADVNLVAIPDGLSYATAASLGCRFATAFRAVVRQGRLAAGEWVAVHGCGGVGLSAVMIAAASGARVVAVDVSPRALELARRFGAAECVDAARVPDTAAAVRELTGGGAHLSLDALGSPATCAASVNGLRRRGRHVQVGLLPSGDGLTAVPLARAVALELELLGSHGMAAHAYPGMLELVRSGALRPDLLVTSTIPLDAAPAALAALGTAPGAGVTVVEPWA is encoded by the coding sequence ATGCGGGCTGTGGTGTTCGAGCGGTTCGGGGAGCCGGCCGAGGTGCGGGAGCTGCCCGACCCCCGCCCCGCGGAGCACGGTGTGGTGGTGCGCGTCGAGGCCACCGGCCTGTGCCGCAGCGACTGGCACGGCTGGGTGGGCCACGACCCGGACATCGTGCTGCCGCACGTCCCCGGACACGAACTCGCCGGGGTGGTCGCGGAGGTGGGGCCCCGGGTCACCGGCTGGAAGCCCGGCGACCGGGTCACCGTGCCCTTCGTGTGCGGCTGCGGCGGCTGCCCGTCGTGCGCGGCCGGCGATCACCAGGTGTGCGAACGCCAGACCCAGCCCGGCTTCACGCACTGGGGCTCGTTCGCCCAGTACGTGGCCCTGGACCACGCCGACGTCAACCTCGTCGCGATCCCGGACGGCCTGTCGTACGCCACCGCCGCCTCCCTCGGCTGCCGGTTCGCCACGGCGTTCCGGGCCGTCGTGCGGCAGGGCCGGCTCGCGGCGGGGGAGTGGGTGGCGGTGCACGGCTGCGGCGGCGTCGGCCTGTCGGCGGTGATGATCGCGGCGGCGAGCGGGGCGCGGGTGGTCGCGGTGGACGTCTCGCCGCGGGCCCTGGAGCTGGCGCGCCGGTTCGGCGCGGCGGAGTGCGTGGACGCGGCCCGCGTTCCGGACACGGCGGCGGCGGTGCGCGAGCTGACCGGCGGCGGCGCGCATCTCTCGCTCGACGCCCTCGGCTCGCCCGCCACCTGTGCCGCCTCCGTGAACGGGCTGCGCCGCCGGGGCCGGCACGTCCAGGTCGGGCTGCTGCCTTCGGGCGACGGCCTCACCGCCGTCCCGCTGGCCCGCGCCGTCGCGCTGGAACTGGAGCTGCTGGGCAGTCACGGCATGGCCGCCCACGCCTATCCCGGCATGCTGGAGCTGGTCCGCTCGGGGGCGCTGCGCCCGGACCTCCTCGTGACCTCGACGATCCCGCTGGACGCGGCCCCGGCGGCGCTCGCGGCCCTGGGCACGGCCCCCGGCGCGGGGGTGACGGTCGTCGAGCCGTGGGCCTGA
- the iolD gene encoding 3D-(3,5/4)-trihydroxycyclohexane-1,2-dione acylhydrolase (decyclizing), which yields MTTRLTVAQALVRFLAAQYTERDGVRQRLIGATWGIFGHGNVAGLGQALVEYGDEMPFHQGRNEQSMVHAAVGYARQSNRLSTHAVTTSIGPGATNLVTGAALATVNHIPVLLLPGDVFATRVADPVLQQLEVPYAGDVSVNDCLRPVSRYFDRVTRPEALIPAALQAMRVLTDPVETGAVTLALPQDVQAEADDWPDEFFAERTWTVRRPGADPAELAEAVRAVRAARRPLVVAGGGVHHSRAEEALAEFAEATGIPVASTQAGKGSLRHDHPQDVGGVGHTGTATADELARTADLVIGVGTRYTDFTTASNTLFQGDGVRFLNLNIASFDGHKLAGLPLVADARSALEALTGALRTHGHRVADAYVTEYGEDKERWEQRVDACYEADEPDVRPTQAQVLGALDALADESDVIINAAGSLPGDLHKLWRARSRDQYHLEYGYSCMGYEIPAAIGVKLAAPERNVWALVGDGTYLMMPTEIVTAVQEGIAIKILLVQNHGYASIGGLSESVGGERFGTAYRYTADDGTFTGAPLPVDLAANVASLGMRVLRAKTVRELREALAEARRADTPTCVYVETETADTVSGPPPAQAWWDVPVAETATRASAVKARELYERHVSTRRRHL from the coding sequence ATGACCACGAGGCTCACCGTGGCCCAGGCGCTGGTGCGCTTCCTGGCCGCGCAGTACACCGAGCGCGACGGCGTACGGCAGCGGCTGATCGGCGCGACGTGGGGCATCTTCGGCCACGGCAACGTGGCCGGCCTCGGCCAGGCGCTGGTCGAGTACGGCGACGAGATGCCCTTCCACCAGGGACGCAACGAGCAGTCCATGGTGCACGCGGCCGTCGGCTACGCCCGCCAGTCGAACCGCCTGTCCACCCACGCGGTGACGACGTCCATCGGCCCCGGCGCGACCAACCTGGTCACCGGCGCCGCCCTCGCCACCGTCAACCACATCCCGGTGCTCCTGCTGCCCGGCGACGTCTTCGCGACCCGCGTGGCCGACCCGGTGCTCCAGCAGCTCGAAGTCCCCTACGCGGGCGACGTGTCCGTCAACGACTGCCTGCGGCCGGTGTCGCGGTACTTCGACCGCGTCACCCGCCCCGAGGCCCTGATCCCGGCGGCGCTCCAGGCGATGCGCGTGCTCACCGACCCGGTGGAGACGGGCGCGGTCACCCTCGCGCTGCCCCAGGACGTCCAGGCCGAGGCTGACGACTGGCCCGACGAGTTCTTCGCCGAGCGCACCTGGACCGTCCGCCGGCCCGGCGCCGACCCGGCCGAACTCGCCGAGGCCGTCCGGGCGGTCCGCGCGGCCCGCCGGCCCCTCGTCGTCGCGGGCGGCGGAGTCCACCACAGCCGCGCCGAGGAGGCCCTCGCCGAGTTCGCCGAGGCCACCGGCATCCCCGTCGCCTCCACCCAGGCCGGCAAGGGCTCGCTGCGCCACGACCACCCCCAGGACGTGGGCGGCGTCGGCCACACCGGCACCGCGACCGCCGACGAACTGGCCCGCACCGCCGACCTGGTCATCGGCGTCGGCACCCGCTACACCGACTTCACCACCGCCTCCAACACCCTGTTCCAGGGCGACGGCGTCCGCTTCCTCAACCTCAACATCGCCTCCTTCGACGGCCACAAGCTCGCCGGCCTCCCGCTGGTCGCGGACGCCCGCAGCGCACTGGAGGCGCTGACCGGGGCGCTGCGCACGCACGGACACCGGGTCGCCGACGCCTACGTCACCGAGTACGGCGAGGACAAGGAGCGCTGGGAGCAGCGCGTCGACGCCTGCTACGAGGCGGACGAGCCCGACGTGCGCCCCACCCAGGCGCAGGTGCTCGGCGCGCTCGACGCCCTCGCCGACGAGTCGGACGTGATCATCAACGCGGCCGGCTCGCTCCCCGGCGACCTGCACAAGCTGTGGCGGGCGCGCTCGCGGGACCAGTACCACCTGGAATACGGCTACTCCTGCATGGGGTACGAGATCCCGGCCGCCATCGGTGTGAAGCTGGCCGCGCCCGAGCGCAACGTCTGGGCGCTGGTCGGCGACGGCACGTACCTGATGATGCCCACGGAGATCGTGACGGCCGTGCAGGAGGGGATCGCGATCAAGATCCTGCTCGTGCAGAACCACGGCTACGCGTCGATCGGCGGCCTGTCGGAGTCGGTGGGCGGCGAGCGGTTCGGCACGGCCTACCGCTACACCGCGGACGACGGCACGTTCACCGGGGCCCCGCTGCCCGTCGACCTGGCCGCCAACGTGGCCAGCCTCGGCATGCGCGTGCTGCGCGCGAAGACCGTCCGCGAACTGCGCGAGGCCCTCGCCGAGGCGCGGCGCGCCGACACTCCCACATGTGTCTACGTCGAGACCGAAACGGCCGACACTGTGTCGGGCCCGCCGCCGGCGCAGGCCTGGTGGGATGTACCTGTGGCCGAGACCGCGACCCGAGCGTCCGCGGTGAAGGCACGTGAGCTGTACGAACGGCACGTCTCCACCCGACGCCGCCATCTGTGA
- a CDS encoding Cgl0159 family (beta/alpha)8-fold protein, with protein sequence MTNVDVSELVRLRTRHPEAIAEAAARRPRRPLLGDSGRLMIVAADHPARGALGVGGARLAMANRADLLERLCLALSRPGVDGVLATADILDDLLLLGALDGKVVMGSMNRGGLQGAVFELDDRFTGHRAEDIERLHFDAGKLLLRVDYDDPGSLTTLETTARAVDDMAARRLPLFVEPFISRRGPDGRLRNDLSAEAVTRSIAIASGLGGTSAYTWLKVPVTDNPDDMAEVMQTSTLPAVLLGGEVGGSAEEQDVAYEKWRGALQLPTVQGLVVGRSLLYPPDGDVAAAVDIAVGLL encoded by the coding sequence GTGACGAACGTCGACGTCAGCGAACTCGTCCGGCTGCGCACGCGGCACCCCGAGGCGATCGCCGAGGCGGCCGCCCGCCGCCCGCGCCGCCCGCTGCTGGGCGACTCCGGCCGGCTGATGATCGTCGCCGCCGACCATCCGGCCCGCGGCGCGCTCGGCGTCGGCGGGGCCAGGCTGGCCATGGCCAACCGCGCCGACCTGCTCGAACGGCTCTGCCTCGCGCTGTCCCGGCCGGGAGTCGACGGCGTCCTCGCGACCGCCGACATCCTCGACGACCTGCTGCTGCTCGGGGCCCTCGACGGCAAGGTCGTCATGGGCTCGATGAACCGCGGCGGCCTCCAGGGCGCCGTCTTCGAGCTGGACGACCGCTTCACCGGCCACCGCGCCGAGGACATCGAGCGGCTCCACTTCGACGCGGGCAAGCTGCTGCTGCGCGTCGACTACGACGACCCGGGCTCCCTCACCACCCTGGAGACCACCGCCCGCGCCGTCGACGACATGGCCGCCCGCAGACTCCCGCTCTTCGTCGAGCCGTTCATCAGCCGGCGCGGCCCCGACGGCAGGCTGCGCAACGACCTGTCCGCCGAGGCCGTCACCCGGTCGATCGCCATCGCCTCCGGCCTCGGCGGCACCTCCGCCTACACCTGGCTGAAGGTCCCGGTCACCGACAACCCCGACGACATGGCCGAGGTCATGCAGACCTCGACCCTGCCCGCCGTGCTGCTGGGCGGCGAGGTCGGCGGCTCCGCCGAGGAACAGGACGTCGCGTACGAGAAGTGGCGCGGGGCGCTGCAACTGCCCACCGTCCAGGGCCTGGTGGTCGGCCGTTCGCTGCTCTACCCGCCGGACGGGGACGTCGCCGCCGCCGTGGACATCGCCGTAGGACTCCTGTGA
- the iolB gene encoding 5-deoxy-glucuronate isomerase: MTHREPHPEPHVPDLHLPHGTTAGDRYTLDIDPERAGWDYCSLRVVELEPGAAHTFTTGDSEWIVLPLAGGCTVRTDENEFQLLGRETVFASVSDFAYVPRDARVQIASGAGGRFALAGAKCERRLPARYGPAPEVPVEERGSGNCARLVRNFASADAFDCDRLIAVEVITPGGNWSSYPPHKHDEHRPGEEAELEEIYYFEIDGPHGSGYQRVSPSREGGSDVLAEVRSGDAVLVPDGWHGPSIAQPGHAMYYLNVMAGPGETREWRICFHPAHAEGGYR; encoded by the coding sequence ATGACGCACCGAGAGCCGCACCCCGAGCCGCACGTCCCCGACCTCCACCTCCCGCACGGCACGACCGCCGGCGACCGCTACACGCTCGACATCGACCCCGAACGGGCCGGCTGGGACTACTGCAGCCTGCGCGTCGTCGAGCTGGAGCCGGGCGCGGCCCACACCTTCACCACCGGTGACAGCGAGTGGATCGTCCTTCCGCTGGCAGGCGGATGTACCGTGCGCACTGACGAAAACGAGTTCCAACTCCTGGGCAGGGAAACGGTGTTCGCGTCGGTCTCCGACTTCGCGTACGTTCCCCGCGACGCCCGGGTCCAGATCGCCTCCGGCGCGGGAGGCCGCTTCGCCCTGGCAGGAGCGAAGTGCGAGCGACGACTCCCCGCCCGCTACGGCCCCGCGCCGGAGGTCCCCGTCGAAGAGCGCGGCAGCGGCAACTGCGCCCGTCTGGTGCGCAACTTCGCCTCCGCCGACGCCTTCGACTGCGACAGGCTCATCGCCGTCGAGGTGATCACCCCCGGCGGCAACTGGTCCTCGTACCCGCCGCACAAGCACGACGAGCACCGGCCGGGCGAGGAGGCCGAGCTCGAGGAGATCTACTACTTCGAGATCGACGGCCCGCACGGGTCCGGCTACCAGCGCGTGTCGCCCTCCCGCGAGGGCGGCTCCGACGTCCTCGCCGAGGTCCGCTCCGGCGACGCCGTCCTCGTCCCCGACGGCTGGCACGGCCCGTCGATCGCCCAGCCCGGCCACGCCATGTACTACCTCAACGTCATGGCCGGTCCGGGCGAGACCCGCGAGTGGCGGATCTGCTTCCACCCGGCCCACGCAGAAGGGGGTTACCGATGA
- the iolC gene encoding 5-dehydro-2-deoxygluconokinase encodes MAYDLITMGRIGVDLYPLQTGVPLPQVTSFGKFLGGSATNVAVAAARLGRETAVISRTGDDPFGTYVHEALRGFGVDDRWVTGVPGLPTPVTFCEIFPPDDFPLYFYRRPKAPDLEIDAHELDLDAVRETRVFWVTGTGLSEEPSRTATLAALAHRAKAGITVFDLDWRPMFWKDPAGGDPAEVARPFYAEALKHATVAVGNLDEVEVATGVREPRAAAQALLDAGVELAVVKQGPKGVLAVSRAGESAEVPPLPVEVLNGLGAGDAFGGSLCHGLLAGWDLEKTMRHANAAGAIVASRLECSSAMPTPDEVEAAIEAGAVL; translated from the coding sequence ATGGCGTACGACCTGATCACCATGGGGCGGATCGGAGTGGACCTCTATCCGCTGCAAACGGGTGTCCCCCTCCCGCAGGTCACGTCCTTCGGGAAGTTCCTGGGCGGGTCGGCGACCAACGTGGCCGTCGCCGCGGCCCGTCTCGGCCGGGAGACGGCGGTGATCTCCCGCACCGGCGACGACCCCTTCGGCACGTATGTGCACGAGGCGCTGCGCGGCTTCGGCGTGGACGACCGCTGGGTCACGGGCGTGCCCGGACTGCCGACGCCGGTCACCTTCTGCGAGATCTTCCCGCCGGACGACTTCCCGCTGTACTTCTACCGCCGGCCCAAGGCGCCGGACCTGGAGATCGACGCCCACGAGCTGGACCTCGACGCCGTCCGCGAGACCCGGGTCTTCTGGGTCACCGGCACCGGCCTGAGCGAGGAGCCCAGCCGCACGGCGACCCTCGCCGCCCTCGCCCACCGGGCCAAGGCCGGCATCACGGTCTTCGACCTCGACTGGCGGCCGATGTTCTGGAAGGACCCCGCCGGGGGCGACCCGGCCGAGGTCGCCCGCCCGTTCTACGCCGAGGCCCTCAAGCACGCCACGGTCGCGGTCGGCAACCTCGACGAGGTCGAGGTCGCCACCGGCGTGCGCGAGCCGCGGGCCGCGGCGCAGGCGCTGCTGGACGCCGGAGTCGAACTCGCCGTGGTGAAGCAGGGCCCCAAGGGCGTCCTCGCCGTCAGCCGCGCGGGCGAGTCGGCCGAGGTGCCGCCGCTGCCGGTCGAGGTCCTCAACGGCCTCGGCGCGGGGGACGCGTTCGGCGGCTCCCTCTGCCACGGCCTGCTCGCCGGCTGGGACCTGGAGAAGACCATGCGCCACGCCAACGCGGCCGGCGCCATCGTCGCCTCCCGTCTGGAGTGCTCCTCCGCCATGCCCACGCCGGACGAAGTGGAAGCCGCGATCGAGGCGGGGGCCGTCCTGTGA
- a CDS encoding sugar phosphate isomerase/epimerase family protein — protein sequence MTSLSPESSLSRIRIGSAPDSWGVWFPDDPAQVPWQRFLDEVAQSGYEWIELGPYGYLPTDPAVLAEETAKRGLKVSAGTVFTGLHHGEAVWEKTWAHVADNAVLAQAMGARHLVVIPSFWRDDKTGDVLEPDTLTPEQWRNLTSLTERLGREVRERYGLQIVVHPHADTHIDSEENVARFLDGTDSGLVSLCLDTGHYAYCGGDSVKLIETYGERIGYLHLKQVDPRILADVRAKGTPFGPAVAQGVMCEPPTGVPALGPVLEAAQKLDVDLFAIVEQDMYPCAPDTPLPIAQRTRAFLRSCGA from the coding sequence ATGACGTCGTTGTCTCCCGAATCCTCACTCTCCCGCATCCGGATCGGATCGGCCCCCGACAGCTGGGGCGTCTGGTTCCCGGACGATCCCGCCCAGGTCCCCTGGCAGCGCTTCCTGGACGAGGTCGCGCAGTCCGGCTACGAGTGGATCGAGCTGGGCCCCTACGGGTACCTGCCGACCGATCCCGCGGTCCTCGCCGAGGAGACGGCGAAGCGCGGGCTGAAGGTGTCGGCGGGCACGGTCTTCACCGGCCTGCACCACGGCGAGGCCGTGTGGGAGAAGACCTGGGCCCATGTCGCGGACAACGCGGTCCTCGCCCAGGCGATGGGGGCGCGCCACCTCGTCGTGATCCCGTCGTTCTGGCGGGACGACAAGACCGGCGACGTCCTGGAACCGGACACCCTGACCCCCGAGCAGTGGCGCAACCTGACCTCGCTGACCGAGCGGCTGGGCAGGGAGGTGCGGGAGCGGTACGGCTTGCAGATCGTCGTCCACCCGCACGCCGACACCCACATCGACAGCGAGGAGAACGTCGCCCGCTTCCTGGACGGCACCGACTCCGGCCTGGTCTCGCTGTGCCTGGACACCGGGCACTACGCGTACTGCGGCGGCGACAGCGTCAAGCTGATCGAGACCTACGGGGAGCGCATCGGCTACCTGCACCTCAAGCAGGTCGACCCGCGGATCCTGGCGGACGTGCGGGCGAAGGGGACGCCGTTCGGGCCGGCCGTGGCCCAGGGCGTGATGTGCGAGCCCCCCACCGGGGTGCCCGCGCTGGGACCGGTCCTGGAGGCCGCGCAGAAACTCGACGTGGACCTGTTCGCGATCGTCGAGCAGGACATGTACCCGTGCGCACCGGACACCCCGCTCCCCATCGCGCAGCGCACCCGGGCGTTCCTGCGGTCCTGCGGGGCGTAG
- a CDS encoding APC family permease encodes MTDTLRPVETALPQAPDSPQTLKRSIGVVGGTLLTLSCVTPASTLFVVVPDLFGSLGTATALTIAIGSLLCVAVAFCYSELGTLIPSAGGEYAMVSTLAGRLAGWLVFVLSLLVVMIVPPVIAMGTADYLAPLVHLDPALAGAGVMLLATLAGLLDLRANAWITGVFLVLEVIAAAVVAVLGFAHGHRGAGSLVSMQVAGAHGRTDTVTGMLVVSGLAIALFVTQGFSTAVYLSEELEHPRRNVARTVLATLAISTVIILVPVVAITFGASDLSQLTGGDIGSMVTAWSNSAVGAFVSLCVALAIINAGIVMVIQNSRVLFASARDKAWPQPVNDVFAKLGRFGSPWVATLAVGVPGALLCFVNLDTLYGVTGVSVTGMYLLVAVAALLSRRGHHRHTAAWRMPLWPVLPVLLIAVLGYVLTRQETSYLLWTGGITAVATLYWALYLRPRRATRWLVSLPEDARS; translated from the coding sequence ATGACCGACACGCTCCGCCCTGTCGAGACCGCCCTCCCTCAGGCGCCCGACAGCCCCCAGACGCTCAAGCGCTCCATCGGAGTCGTCGGCGGCACTCTTCTGACCCTCTCCTGCGTCACCCCCGCCTCCACCCTGTTCGTCGTCGTCCCGGACCTGTTCGGCTCCCTCGGCACCGCGACCGCCCTCACCATCGCGATCGGCTCGCTGCTCTGCGTCGCCGTGGCGTTCTGCTACTCGGAGCTGGGCACCCTCATCCCCAGCGCGGGCGGCGAGTACGCCATGGTGTCCACGCTGGCCGGACGGCTCGCCGGCTGGCTGGTCTTCGTCCTGTCCCTGCTCGTCGTGATGATCGTCCCGCCGGTCATCGCCATGGGCACGGCCGACTACCTCGCCCCCCTCGTCCATCTGGACCCCGCCCTCGCGGGCGCCGGCGTCATGCTGCTCGCCACCCTCGCCGGTCTGCTCGACCTGCGCGCCAACGCCTGGATCACCGGCGTCTTCCTGGTCCTGGAGGTCATCGCGGCCGCCGTCGTCGCCGTGCTGGGCTTCGCCCACGGCCACCGCGGCGCGGGCAGCCTCGTCTCGATGCAGGTGGCCGGCGCGCACGGCCGCACCGACACGGTGACCGGCATGCTGGTCGTCTCCGGCCTGGCCATCGCCCTCTTCGTCACCCAGGGCTTCTCGACCGCCGTCTACCTCTCCGAGGAGCTGGAGCACCCGCGCCGCAACGTCGCCCGCACCGTCCTGGCCACCCTCGCCATCTCCACGGTGATCATCCTGGTCCCGGTCGTCGCCATCACCTTCGGCGCCTCCGACCTCTCCCAGCTCACCGGCGGCGACATCGGCTCCATGGTCACCGCCTGGTCCAACTCGGCCGTCGGCGCCTTCGTCAGCCTCTGCGTGGCGCTCGCGATCATCAACGCCGGCATCGTCATGGTCATCCAGAACTCCCGGGTCCTGTTCGCCTCCGCCCGCGACAAGGCCTGGCCGCAGCCCGTCAACGACGTCTTCGCCAAGCTCGGCCGCTTCGGCTCCCCCTGGGTGGCCACCCTGGCCGTCGGCGTCCCCGGCGCGCTGCTCTGCTTCGTGAACCTGGACACCCTCTACGGCGTCACCGGCGTCTCGGTGACCGGGATGTACCTGCTGGTCGCCGTCGCCGCGCTGCTCTCCCGCCGCGGCCACCACCGGCACACCGCCGCCTGGCGCATGCCCCTGTGGCCGGTCCTGCCGGTCCTGCTGATCGCCGTCCTCGGCTACGTCCTGACCCGGCAGGAGACGAGCTACCTGCTGTGGACCGGCGGCATCACCGCCGTCGCCACCCTCTACTGGGCCCTCTACCTCCGCCCGCGCCGCGCGACCCGCTGGCTGGTGTCCCTCCCCGAGGACGCCCGCTCCTGA
- a CDS encoding heavy-metal-associated domain-containing protein, protein MTAQTDTPGSVTTVYKVNGMSCGHCEGAVSGELSELAGVSSVKAVASTGEVTVVSAEALDEAAVRAAVDEAGFELAGRA, encoded by the coding sequence ATGACCGCACAGACCGACACCCCGGGCTCCGTCACCACCGTCTACAAGGTGAACGGCATGAGCTGCGGCCACTGCGAGGGCGCCGTCTCCGGCGAGCTCTCGGAGCTGGCCGGTGTCAGCTCGGTGAAGGCCGTCGCCTCGACCGGCGAGGTCACGGTCGTCTCCGCCGAGGCGCTCGACGAGGCCGCGGTGCGCGCCGCCGTGGACGAGGCCGGCTTCGAGCTGGCCGGCCGGGCCTGA
- a CDS encoding helix-turn-helix transcriptional regulator, translating to MTDRRLWSYKEIAAHIKVQPDTVRSYRKHGLLPAPDHVEGGKPYWYADTVRAWVASRPGNRGRALD from the coding sequence ATGACCGACCGAAGGCTCTGGTCCTACAAGGAGATCGCGGCGCACATCAAGGTGCAGCCGGACACCGTACGGTCCTACCGCAAACACGGGCTGCTGCCCGCGCCCGACCACGTCGAGGGCGGCAAGCCCTACTGGTACGCCGACACCGTCCGCGCCTGGGTCGCCTCCCGCCCGGGCAACAGAGGACGCGCCCTCGACTGA
- the mmsA gene encoding CoA-acylating methylmalonate-semialdehyde dehydrogenase: MTKIVNHWIGGKTVEGASGSYGPVTDPATGAVTTKVAFASVDEVDAAVAAAKDAYATWGTSSLAKRSTVLFAFRALLDANRDAIAELITAEHGKVHGDALGEVARGLEIVDLACGITVQLKGELSTEVASRVDVASIRQPLGVVAGITPFNFPAMVPMWMFPIAIACGNTFVLKPSEKDPSASLKIAELLSEAGLPDGVFNVVQGDKVAVDRLLEHPDVKAVSFVGSTPIARYIHTTASANGKRVQALGGAKNHMLVLPDADLDAAADAAVSAAYGSAGERCMAISAVVAVGAIGDELVQKIRERAEKIKIGPGNDPTSEMGPLITAVHRDKVASYVTGAAAEGAEVVLDGTGYTVDGFEDGHWIGISLLDKVPTTAKAYQDEIFGPVLTVLRVDSYDEGIALINASPFGNGTAIFTRDGGAARRFQLEVEAGMVGVNVPIPVPVGYHSFGGWKDSLFGDHHIYGNDGTHFYTRGKVVTTRWPDPADGPAGVDLGFPRNH; this comes from the coding sequence ATGACGAAGATCGTCAACCACTGGATCGGCGGCAAGACCGTCGAAGGCGCGTCGGGTTCGTACGGGCCGGTCACCGACCCGGCGACGGGCGCCGTCACCACGAAGGTCGCGTTCGCCTCGGTGGACGAGGTCGACGCCGCGGTCGCGGCCGCGAAGGACGCCTACGCCACCTGGGGCACGTCCTCGCTGGCCAAGCGGAGCACCGTCCTGTTCGCGTTCCGGGCGCTGCTCGACGCGAACCGGGACGCGATCGCCGAGCTGATCACCGCCGAGCACGGCAAGGTGCACGGCGACGCGCTCGGCGAGGTCGCGCGCGGCCTGGAGATCGTGGACCTGGCCTGCGGGATCACCGTGCAGCTCAAGGGCGAGCTGTCCACCGAGGTGGCCAGCCGGGTGGACGTCGCGTCGATCCGCCAGCCGCTCGGCGTCGTCGCGGGCATCACGCCGTTCAACTTCCCGGCGATGGTCCCGATGTGGATGTTCCCCATCGCGATCGCCTGCGGCAACACGTTCGTGCTGAAGCCGTCCGAGAAGGACCCGTCGGCCTCGCTGAAGATCGCCGAGCTGCTGTCCGAGGCCGGCCTCCCGGACGGCGTGTTCAACGTCGTGCAGGGCGACAAGGTGGCCGTGGACCGGCTCCTGGAGCACCCGGACGTCAAGGCCGTGTCCTTCGTCGGCTCGACGCCGATCGCCCGCTACATCCACACCACCGCCTCCGCGAACGGCAAGCGCGTCCAGGCGCTGGGCGGCGCGAAGAACCACATGCTGGTCCTGCCCGACGCGGACCTGGACGCGGCCGCCGACGCCGCCGTCTCCGCCGCGTACGGCTCGGCGGGCGAGCGCTGCATGGCGATCTCCGCGGTCGTCGCCGTCGGCGCGATCGGCGACGAGCTGGTGCAGAAGATCCGCGAGCGCGCCGAGAAGATCAAGATCGGTCCCGGCAACGACCCGACGAGCGAGATGGGCCCGCTCATCACGGCCGTCCACCGCGACAAGGTGGCGTCGTACGTGACGGGCGCGGCGGCCGAGGGCGCCGAGGTCGTCCTCGACGGCACCGGCTACACCGTCGACGGCTTCGAGGACGGCCACTGGATCGGCATCTCCCTCCTCGACAAGGTGCCGACCACCGCGAAGGCCTACCAGGACGAGATCTTCGGCCCGGTGCTGACCGTGCTGCGCGTCGACAGCTACGACGAGGGCATCGCCCTCATCAACGCCTCGCCGTTCGGCAACGGCACCGCGATCTTCACCCGGGACGGCGGCGCGGCCCGCCGCTTCCAGCTGGAGGTCGAGGCCGGCATGGTCGGCGTGAACGTGCCGATCCCGGTCCCCGTGGGCTACCACAGCTTCGGCGGCTGGAAGGACTCGCTCTTCGGCGACCACCACATCTACGGCAACGACGGCACGCACTTCTACACCCGCGGCAAGGTCGTCACCACCCGCTGGCCCGACCCCGCGGACGGCCCCGCCGGCGTCGACCTGGGCTTCCCCCGCAACCACTGA